The sequence TGGGCATCCGATCCAGCAGATGCTCCAGCTCGAGGGTGCTCGCGACCTCCTGGATGCGCCCCTCAATCCGTTGCTCCCTGCTCGAGGGAACCCGCAGGGCCTGGGGCAGGGTTCGCCCCGCTCGATGCAGGCTGTCTTGGATCTGCTGAACGGTCGTCCGTTGGCGCTGGCGCCGCAGGCCAAAGCCGATGTTGTCCGCCACGCTCAGGTGGGGATAGAGGGCGTAGCTCTGAAACACCATCGCTACATCCCGCTGGGAGGGCCGCAGATGGGTGACCTGGCGCCCCCCCACGACGATCTCGCCGCCGGTGGGGCTCTCCAGTCCAGCGAGGAGGCGTAGCAAGGTGCTTTTGCCGCAGCCGGAAGGGCCCACGAGGACCAAAAACTCACCATCACGGATGGAGAGATCCAGCTGTCGCAGCACCTCGACCGCCGCACCGCCTCGTCGCGGTGGGTAGGTCTTGCTGACCTGCTGGAAGCGAACCTCTGCCAAGAACCGGCCTCACGGCGGCCCGATCTTAGGGTTGGTCAAATGCAATTCATTGATCAAGCTCGGATCTCACTGCAGGCAGGACGCGGCGGCGATGGGATTGCCGCTTTTCGCCGTGAGAAGTACGTCCCCGCCGGTGGTCCCTCCGGTGGCGATGGCGGTCGGGGTGGGGATGTGTGGCTGGAGGCCGACCCCAACCTGCAAACCCTTCTGGATTTCAAATACAAGCGCCTGTTCGCCGCTGACGATGGTCGTCGCGGAGGACCCAACAAGGCCACGGGGGCCAGTGGTTCACCCCTGGTGATCAAGGTGCCCTGTGGAACGGAGGTGCGCGATTCCCGCACCCACATCCTGTTGGGAGACCTCACAGAGAAGGGTGAGCGCCTGCTTGTGGCCGTCGGTGGCCGCGGCGGCCTCGGCAATGCCCATTACCTGAGTAACCGCAATCGTGCTCCGGAGAAATTCACCGAGGGTCGCGATGGAGAGGAGTGGCTGCTTCAGCTGGAGCTGAAGTTGTTGGCAGAGGTGGGAATCATTGGCTTGCCCAACGCCGGCAAGAGCACGCTGATCTCAGTCCTCTCCTCGGCTCGGCCGAAGATTGCCGATTACCCGTTCACCACCCTGGTTCCCAACCTGGGGGTGGTGCGGCGCCCCAGCGGCGATGGCACTGTTTTTGCTGATATCCCCGGCTTGATCGCGGGGGCCGCCCAGGGCGCCGGTCTCGGTCATGATTTCCTGCGCCACATCCAGCGCACCCGCCTGCTGATCCATCTTGTTGATGCCAGCTCAGAGGATGTATTGAGAGACTTCCAGGTGGTGCAGCAGGAGCTGGCCGCCTATGGCAATGGGTTGGATGAGCGCCCCTGCTTGGTGGCCCTCAACAAAACAGAGTTGCTGCTGGATGACGAACTGAAGGAGCGCATTCAGCTGGTTAGCGACCACTGCGGCCAACCGGTGCTGGATGTCTCAGCTGCGACATCGAAAAACTTGGATCAGCTCTTGTCGCGTGTTTGGAAAGAGCTGGGGGTGTGAGCCAGGAACACCAAGGTGCCCTGGCTCACGTCCGAAGCTTTGAGGCTCAGTC is a genomic window of Synechococcus sp. A10-1-5-1 containing:
- the cgtA gene encoding Obg family GTPase CgtA, with the protein product MQFIDQARISLQAGRGGDGIAAFRREKYVPAGGPSGGDGGRGGDVWLEADPNLQTLLDFKYKRLFAADDGRRGGPNKATGASGSPLVIKVPCGTEVRDSRTHILLGDLTEKGERLLVAVGGRGGLGNAHYLSNRNRAPEKFTEGRDGEEWLLQLELKLLAEVGIIGLPNAGKSTLISVLSSARPKIADYPFTTLVPNLGVVRRPSGDGTVFADIPGLIAGAAQGAGLGHDFLRHIQRTRLLIHLVDASSEDVLRDFQVVQQELAAYGNGLDERPCLVALNKTELLLDDELKERIQLVSDHCGQPVLDVSAATSKNLDQLLSRVWKELGV